GTCTTTTAATTCGACTTCGTCGTCTTTTATGCTGAGGTAAACAGGCTTTTCTGACACCCCTTCAAAGATGATCATGTCATAACCCGCTCTTTTTAATTCTGCACCAAAGTGCCCACCAGAATTAGAGGATGCAATAAGCCCGGTAAGGGGTGATTTACAAACAACCATGTAACGACCACCCGTGGGCGCAGGAGTTCCGGTAAGCGGACCAGTAGCAAAAATCAGCGGATTTTCCGGAGAAAGAGGCTCAGCTTTGGGATCCATCAACTGAGATAGGTAGTAACTAGCAAGCCCTCTTCCACCAATAAATTTGCGCAAAAGGTCTTCAGGGATTTCTTCTTTTTTGATTTCACCTGTACTTAAATTCACACGCAAAATTGAGTTGGCATAAGTCCCCGGCATCTTTTCCTCCTTTGTGCCGTTTTTTAGAATTGTTATAACAGAAAAATACTTTAAAAGACAGGCCAAAATTTTTTCAGAATTAAAAAATTAGGCCTTGATGATATGTTCGATCTCGCAGTCAGCCTTAAGCAACGGCACTTTGCGGCCCATAAAAAGGCGGGCCACCCTTTCAAAGGCTTCGGTTAAGTCAGAAACATAAATTTTTAGCTCCCCTTCTCTTTTAAGAGTCTGGTCAAGCTCCTGGTGCTTTTTAAGAAAACCTGCCACTTCTTCTGCTACTTCTTCTGCGGGATCAACAAGGGTTACCCTGCGCCCGGCCTTGGCCTGGATGATAGGCTTTAGCACAGGATAGTGGGTGCACCCAAGTACCAGGGTATCTATCCCGCGCATTTTAAGGGGTATGAGACATTTTTTTACGATGCTTCTTGTCTCAGGCTTTTTAAGCCAGCCCTCTTCCACCAGGGGCACCAAAAGCGGACAGGCATTGCCGTAAACCTTAACCGTGGGATCGATAGCAGCTACTCGTCGCTGATAAACCCCGCTTGAGATAGTAGCCCGTGTGCCGATCACACCGATTATTTTGCGTTTGGTTACTGAAAGGGCTTTGTTAACCGAAGGAGTTACCACCTCAAAAATGGGCACGTGGGGGAAACGCTTACGCAGGGCTTCGGTGGCCACACTTGAAGCAGAATGGCAGGCTACCACGATAATTTTGGCTCCATGTTCCAGCAAAAACTCGGCATCCTGGATAGCATAGGCAATTATGGTTTCAGGGCTTTTAGTGCCGTAAGGGGTGCGTGCTGTGTCTCCAAAATAAACAAACGAGTAATCAGGTAGCTTGCGCACAAGCTCCTTGACAATAGTGAGGCCACCAATACCGGAATCAAAGACCCCTATCAAGCCGCTTCCCTGAGAAGAGGAATTTCTCCAAAACGTAGCCTAAGTTTTAACGCACACTCGGGACAAAAACGTGAACTTTTAAGGTCTGTTTCCATCAAGGAAAGCGAGGGATACATAACGCAGTGAGGGTTAAGACAAGGGCCAAGGCCTAACATATGCCCTAAGGAGCGCAATATTTCTTTGTACAAGCGCTTATAAAAGAGCTCCTCTGGCCTTTCACCAAAGAGAAACTCCCGCAATTTACCAACAGAAATCACCGCAGAGCGGGCCTGAAAATGGGTCTCTGAAATAACGGAGTTATAGTGAATGTTGTAGAGCTCTGCATCGGTAAGTCCTACCACAAAATCAACATCTCCTGCGTGCTGTCTTAAAAAATCAATCAAAAAGTGTGCAAAAAAGCGCTTGCGCCTCAGGCAAAAGGCAGAAGGCGGATAAGGCACCGGATTAGTTAGCTCAATCCTGGCAAGAAACGACTCTGCTAACTGATTCATTAATTTTTCTATCCACGGACCAGAAACGCGACCCACTGGAACTAAAAGAATAGAGCGTCTGGCCATATTTTCTCCTGCTAGTTTTTTTGTATCTTTTGTATCACAAAGGATACGAACCGCAAGAAGCTACCTGAAATACCAATCCACACCGTCTTTGTATCCGTTAGCAAAGCCTAAATACTTATCTTTGGCCTTACCCCAGCTCTTGTTACCCAAGTCAAAAAGGCTTTTGCTACTTTCGACAATTTGTTTTAGATCTTTAGCTCTCCAGGCTTTATTCTCAGCGTGTTCTTTGACAAGTTTCTGAACCTCTGAGGCCCCCATACAACCGTAGTCAAAATTAGAAAGTCCTATCATTCCCGGGATATTTCCGGAGATACCCGCACCAATTTTTGAAATATTGGGCTTGGCCGCACCCTTCGGGTCGGTAACAGCCTCAAGATAACTACCAAGTCTTCTTGCAAAACCATGGGCACAGGTCTTGATTTGATGCCAGTCATCAAGGACAAGAGAAAAAGACGCCGTGGCCCAAACAGAATTTTGAACTCCCATCCAGAAGCCCATCATGTAATCCATGCTAAGGGCAAGGGCCTCACCAATCTGGGTATCTACGACCCCTCTTTCCCCGGTGTCTAAAAAGGACCAGACCCTAAAAGACTCCGGGTCTATCTCAAACCAGGCCACGCGCATTTTATTCCCGTCAAAGATCAACGGCTTTTCTGGAAAAAAGACAAAATTGTCCGTTTCTTTAA
The DNA window shown above is from Thermodesulfatator atlanticus DSM 21156 and carries:
- the murI gene encoding glutamate racemase; the protein is MIGVFDSGIGGLTIVKELVRKLPDYSFVYFGDTARTPYGTKSPETIIAYAIQDAEFLLEHGAKIIVVACHSASSVATEALRKRFPHVPIFEVVTPSVNKALSVTKRKIIGVIGTRATISSGVYQRRVAAIDPTVKVYGNACPLLVPLVEEGWLKKPETRSIVKKCLIPLKMRGIDTLVLGCTHYPVLKPIIQAKAGRRVTLVDPAEEVAEEVAGFLKKHQELDQTLKREGELKIYVSDLTEAFERVARLFMGRKVPLLKADCEIEHIIKA
- a CDS encoding archaemetzincin, whose product is MARRSILLVPVGRVSGPWIEKLMNQLAESFLARIELTNPVPYPPSAFCLRRKRFFAHFLIDFLRQHAGDVDFVVGLTDAELYNIHYNSVISETHFQARSAVISVGKLREFLFGERPEELFYKRLYKEILRSLGHMLGLGPCLNPHCVMYPSLSLMETDLKSSRFCPECALKLRLRFGEIPLLREAA